The Desulfonatronum thiodismutans nucleotide sequence TGACAAGCCCACGCTCAGGAGCCTCCCATGCACGATACACATCCCCGCAAAAATCCAAATAGCCCAACACCCGGCTTTGATCTCCAGAACATCTTCGACAACGCGCCCATCGGCATCTACACTTCCACGCCGGAGGGACGTCTCATCTCGGTCAATTCGGCAACGGCTCAGATACTTGGCTATGATACTCCACAAGAATTGATCGACATCGTAACGGACATAGGCGCTCAAATTTATGCCTCCCCATCTGACAGAGAACGCTTTCTGCATCATTTATCAGAACAACACGCAATAAAGGACCAAGAATATCTTTTACGTCGCAAGGATGGATCCTTCTTTTGGGCATCCTTGAATGCTTTCGCGGTATTCTGCGAGGACGGGAACATCTCTCATTTTCAGATATTCTTGGTTGACATTGATGAAAAGAAAGTAGCGGAACAAAAACTCCGTGAAAGCGAGAAACGATTCCAATTTGCCCTTGAGACATGCAAAATCGGCACATGGGAGTTGGATGTCTCGGGCCTTTGCGCCACCCGATGCATTCTCCACGACAATATTTTCGGCTACCGGAAACTTCTGGCTGAGTGGTCGTACCCCTTGTTCATTGAGCATGTTCATCCCGAAGACCGGAATCATGTGGAAAAGAAGTTCAAGAAAGCCGTGGAGGCGAAACAGGATTGGAGTTTTGAGTGCCGGATCATCCGAACGGACGACGAAGTTCGTTGGATATGGGCGGCGGGAAGGCATGCGCCGGATGCATCCGGCACCCTGAATCGCCTGGTCGGCATTGTGCAGGACATCACGGAACGCAAGCAGGTCGCGGAAGCCGAGGCGTTGCGCGACAGTGAAGAACTGTTCCGGTACATGTTCATGCATGCGCCCGTCCCCTACCTCTCTCTTGATGATCAAGGCCGCCTCTTGGAAGTCAACCAAACCTCCCTGGAGCTTCTTGGTTATCCACGAGAGGATTTCATCGGCCGGAACATCAAAACCATGATCCACCCCGAGAGCGTAGAGCGGTTCGGGGAATATTTTCGCAACCTCAAGGCAACCGGCGAAACCCCGAACATGGAGTTCGAAATAATCAAAAGCGACGGGACCAGCATCCATGGTTTTTTCAGCGGACGGGTTCAGTACGACAACCATGGTCGGTTCCAGAGAATGCACTGTATTTTCCAGGACATCACCAAACGGAAAGAGGCGGAAGACGAAATCAAGGAAGTCAACCGGCAGCTCCAGACGGCCAATGCCGAAAAAGACAAACTCTTCTCCATCATTGCCCACGACCTCAAAGCGCCCATGGCCAGCCTTCTGGTTTCAACGGGAATGCTGGCTGATCAGGCGGATATTTTTTCGGAGCAGGACATCCGGTTTATCTCAAAAGAGCTGCACGGCAACGCTAAAAACACCTTCGCGCTTTTGGAAGACCTATTGCAGTGGTCGCGGATGAGTCAGGGAGGGATAGACTATGATCCAGGACCATGCAGCCTGCGTGAACTTATCAACACGAGTTTCTATACAGCCCAGGAAGTGGCCAAAAGCAAGGATGTCGCCATCAGCCTGGATATCCCCCAGGGGCTTACCGTTCATGTCGACCAGCCCATGATCAATACGGTGATCCGCAACGTCCTGTTCAACGCGGTCAAGTTCTCCCACCGCGGCGGAAAGATTGTCGTCTCCGCCCGACAGACTGGACAAAATGTGACTATGGCGATTCAGGATAACGGTGTCGGAATGGACCCGAACGTGCTGACCGATTCGTTTTCCTTGGAAAAGGTCAATCGCCAAGCGGGCACCGAAGGCGAAAAAGGAACCGGCCTGGGGCTTGTGCTGTGCAAGCAGTTTATCGAGCGGCACGGCGGGCAAATCTGGCTGGAAAGCTCGCCTGGCCAAGGCACGACGGCATTTTTCACCTTGCCGGTCGGCGAGTGAACGCCAAAGCATGGTCAAGAAACCAGGACGGACCGCATGACCGTATATGTGGTTTTCGCCGACACGACCCCAACCGCATCAACCCCCCTGCACCCCAGTCGACCCTTGACTCCCGCAATTTTCCAGCACTCTTAAACCGCAACGCTTCCCGCAATTCCACGCCCCCTCCAGTCGTGGCGACGACCACCGACTCCAAAACGCCAAAAATTAGCCACGTCGTGTCATATACATCGCGCTGTTTTTTGGTAGTATCCTCCTAACGTCTGAAAAGGTTCAGGGCAGGCCTCCAGGCATCTCCAGCCCGGGCCGGGGTATGATCATTCCTGAGGACACCTTGAGTTCCCAACGATATCAAAGAGTTCAGCGTTTTTTTCTGAAACCGAAGCACCCTGTCATGACCGGGAGAAGCAAATGAAGCAATGTCCAATCGCGACCCGTCGACTTGGGGAACGGTTGCGGTATTTGCGTTCCCTGAAAAGCCTGACCCAGGCTGAGCTGGCTCAAAAGCTGAACATCAGTCTGAGGCAGTATTGCCGTATTGAACGGGGCGAGTCGCAGACCACCGTCGCTGTTTTGGAGCAGATTTGCGAAGCGCTGGATACCTGCATGGCCACGCTTTTTCTTGGTTCAGGCAATGAGCAAGAGGAATCGCTATCCGCGAGGATGAGACGGGGCAGAGATTATTGCGGCCATTCCACAACCGGGGTCTGGACACTTGGGAGTGACTCCCGAACAGGTCACTGGTCCGCATCTTTGTATCAACTCTTGGGCTATAAGCCTTTTTCCGTCAAACCAACACTGAAACGCTTTCTGAAGCATGTGCATCCCGACGACCACGCCACGCTCAAGGCCTTCCTGGACACGTCAAAACGATCCGGAGACGTGTATCGCCATCTTCTCAATATAACGACAATTTCATCTGAAAATCGACTCTGCCTTCTTTCATTTGATTATATTGCGGATAAATCTGAAAGCATTCAAAGCACTTTCGTCATTATTCAAGACTTAACAGACCGAATACAGATGGATGATGCTTTAAATGTCAACAAAGAAAAATTGGAAAAGTTTGTCCTTAATAAGAACAAAGATCTTCTAAATGCCATAGATAGGTGCAATAATGAAATTTCTGAACGTATAAATTCTGAGAAAAAGTTAGAAATATTCAAGTTAATGGTGAACAGCTCAAACAACGCCCAAGCATTTATCGACAAGAACAAAAAAATATTAATTGTCAATAATACATATGAGAATCTTGTCAACGAACCAGAAAAAAGAATTATAGGTAATAATTTCGAACTATTTTTAAAGAGAAAAATGGGCGAATATTACTATAATAAAGAAATTAAACCGTATTTTGAAAAATCGCTTCTTGATGGAGAGACTTGCACACACAAAGGATGGACAGACGTCGGCCAATCCAGAAAATTTCTTTACAGAATCTATACCCCGTGCAGAGACGATAGTAAAAGAATAAGCGGGGTAATTATCACGTTGCATGACTTAACCCACCTCATGAGCGCGGAAGAGCAGGCACGCAAAAATGAGCAGCTCTTTCTGACCTTGGGCGAGCTGGCCCCCATTGGAATCGTCATTTCAGACCGAGAGAACAAGACGATCTACCTCAGTCCGTCATTTGAAAAAATCCTTGGCTACACACGAGAAGATATCCCCACTATGGACGCGTGGTGGCCGTTGGCCTACCCAGACCCAAACCTGCGGGAATCAATCAAACGCAAATGGGCTGAGGACGTGGCCGCGGCCATGCGTGACCGGACGGAAACTCCACCTTACGACATTCCCGTGACCTGCAAGGACGGTACGGTGCGGCACATGGACGTGCGCCTGAAGTCCGCCGGAGATTGCAGCGTGGTGACGTTCACGGATCTCTCCTACCGCAAGGAGGCCGAGAAAAAACTGCGCCACGCCCGGGACATCGTGGAAAACATCCATACCAGTTTGTATGTCTATCAACTGGAAGATCTGGACAATGACCGAAGCTTACGCATGGTTGAGGCCAATCCGGCAACGGAGAAACTGACCGGGATCAAGGTCGTCGATGTCCTGGGGAAAACCATTGATGAAAATTTCCCGGGCTTGCGGAAAACCGGCATCCCCCATCGTTTCGCCGAGGTAGTCCGAAGTCGGCAGTCGGCTGAAATTGGAGACGTCGATTACGAGGACGACCGAGTTCGCCGGGCGGTCTTCAGCGTCAAGGCTTTTTCCTTGCCGGACAATCACCTCGGCGTTGCCTTTGAAGACATCACCGCCAGCAAACGCGCGGAACAGATGACCGAAATCCGGCTCAGACTGATCGAATTCGCATCTGACCATTCCTTGCCTGAGCTGATGACCAGTGCATTGGACGAAATTGAACGTTTCCTGGACAGCTCCATCAGCTTTCTGCATTTCGTGGAGCCGGACCAAAAGACCCTGTCCCTGCAGCAATGGTCCTCCGCGACCGTGGAGCGCTTCTGCAAGGCCCCGGGCCAATTGTTACACTACAACATCAACCAGGCAGGAGTCTGGGTGGAGTGCGTCCGTGAAGGCCGAGGGGTGATTCACAACGACTACGCTTCCCTGCCGAACAAGAAGGGGCTGCCGAGCGGCCATGTCGAAGTAATCCGGGAGATGGTCGTCCCGGTGCTGCGCCAGGATGTGGTCGTAGCCATACTGGGCGTAGGCAACAAACCCATGGACTACAGCCACAACGACATGGAGGAGCTGTCCTTTCTGGCCGACGTGACCTGGGAAATCATTAGGCGCAAGAAAGCGGAAACCGCACTGGCGGAAAGCCTGGCCCGCTACAACGACCTGATCACGCGAGTGCCGGTGGGCGTCTATGTTGTCTGGACCCGAGCGGACGGTCGCCATGAATTTGAGTACGTTAGCGACCGGTGGTGCGCGATACACCAGGTTCGTCGTGAAGATGTCTTGGCCGACAGCATGGTGGCGAACAATCTTGCCCATCCCGATGAACGGGAGGCATTTCTCGCGCGCAACCGACAGGCCCATCTCGACCGAAAACCATTCCTCTGGGAAGGGCGGTTTATTGCCGGATCGGAGGTGCGCTGGCTGCGGATCGAATCAACCTCCGTGATTTTTGACAATGGCGATGCCCGCTGGTTCGGCGTGACGCAGGACATAACCGAGCGCAAGCTGACGGAGATAGAGCTGCAAAGAAGCCGCGAACTGCTCGACTCCACGCAGGCACTCGCGAAAATCGGCGGATGGGAATGGGACGTGGCCCAACAGACCATGTATTGGACCGACGAGGCTTATCGAATCCATGGGTTCCAACCCGGCGAGGTCGAAGCCGGTTCACCGGACCACATTGCACGCAGCCTGCAATGCTATGACCCGGATGATCGCCCCGTTATCGTGGCGGCTTTTCAACGCTGTGTCGAGCAAGGGCAAGCCTACGATTTGGATTTCCAGATTACCAAGACCGACGGTTGTCGGATATGGATTCGAACAATGGCGCACGCCGTTCAGGTGAACGGTCGAGTCGTCAAGATCCAGGGGAACATCTTTGATATTACTGAACGTAGAAAGACGAGGGAGGCAATCGAGCAGATCAACCAGGAACTTCGCATATCCAATGCCGAAAAGGACAGGCTGTTCACCATCATAGCCCACGACCTCAAGGCTCCCATGGCCGGCATTCTCAGCGCAACAGGGATGTTGGCTGACCAGGCGGAGATTTTTTCGGAGCAGGAAATCCGGCTGCTCTCCACGGAACTGCACAACAACGCCAAAAACACTTTTGCGCTCCTGGAGGACCTGCTGCAATGGTCGCGCATGAGTCAGGGCGGCATTGACTTTGATCCAGGACCATGCAGCCTGCATGATCTGATCAACATAAGCTTCTTTTCAGCCCAAGGCATGGCCAAAGACAAGGATGTCGCCATCCGTCTGGACATCCCCCAAGGTCTGACCGTTTGCGTGGACCAGCCCATGATCAACACGGTGATCCGAAACATCCTGTTCAACGCAATCAAATTCTCCCTCCGGGGCGGAGAGATCGTCATCACGGCTCAACGGAACGGGAAGACCGTGACCGTGGCTATTCAAGACAACGGCATCGGGATGAACGAGCAGGTATTGCCTTCGGTTTTTTCCTTGCAGAAAGAGAAGCGGCATTTGGGCACGGAAGGTGAAACCGGGACCGGCCTGGGGCTGGTTTTGTGCAAGCAGTTCATTGATCGGCACGGTGGAGAAATCTGGGTGGAAAGCGAGCCGGGACAGGGTACGACCGTATTCTTTACCTTGCCTATCGACGCTTGATTGCCATGACATCTCGCGGACTTGTCGAAGACCGACGATTCCAGAGCAGCTTCTCAATTTTTGGAAAGTGTGGGAGGGTGTGCAACCCCATCCTGATTCACCAACACACGAAAGAAGATTTTGGATAATCGCCGCGATTCGGGTTGTCCGCGACACTATTTCTCAAGGAGGACACATGAAGACCAGGCGCGTTCTGCAACCGAGGGTAGCTGGATTCCGGCTGATGCTCTGGGCTTTATTGGCGATTTCCATCAGCCTCGGCATGGACGGGCAGGTCAGGGGAGAGTCCCTGGAGCCCATCAGGATCGCATCCGCGTTCTCGGCAACGGGCCCGTTGAGCACGCAGAACGTATGGAGTTTCAGCGTCGTGCGTCTGGCAGCCCGGACGGTGAATTCCCAGGGCGGGGTTCTGGGCAGGCCCATTGAACTGATCGAGCTGGACACCCAGAGCACTCCGCTGGGAGCTCGTCAGGCTGCTCTTGAGGCGGTGCGGGCCGGGGTCACGGCCGTGATCGGACCTTCGTTCAGTTCCCAGGCCATGGCCATGGGCCCGGTGC carries:
- a CDS encoding PAS domain-containing sensor histidine kinase — its product is MHAPVPYLSLDDQGRLLEVNQTSLELLGYPREDFIGRNIKTMIHPESVERFGEYFRNLKATGETPNMEFEIIKSDGTSIHGFFSGRVQYDNHGRFQRMHCIFQDITKRKEAEDEIKEVNRQLQTANAEKDKLFSIIAHDLKAPMASLLVSTGMLADQADIFSEQDIRFISKELHGNAKNTFALLEDLLQWSRMSQGGIDYDPGPCSLRELINTSFYTAQEVAKSKDVAISLDIPQGLTVHVDQPMINTVIRNVLFNAVKFSHRGGKIVVSARQTGQNVTMAIQDNGVGMDPNVLTDSFSLEKVNRQAGTEGEKGTGLGLVLCKQFIERHGGQIWLESSPGQGTTAFFTLPVGE
- a CDS encoding PAS domain S-box protein yields the protein MATLFLGSGNEQEESLSARMRRGRDYCGHSTTGVWTLGSDSRTGHWSASLYQLLGYKPFSVKPTLKRFLKHVHPDDHATLKAFLDTSKRSGDVYRHLLNITTISSENRLCLLSFDYIADKSESIQSTFVIIQDLTDRIQMDDALNVNKEKLEKFVLNKNKDLLNAIDRCNNEISERINSEKKLEIFKLMVNSSNNAQAFIDKNKKILIVNNTYENLVNEPEKRIIGNNFELFLKRKMGEYYYNKEIKPYFEKSLLDGETCTHKGWTDVGQSRKFLYRIYTPCRDDSKRISGVIITLHDLTHLMSAEEQARKNEQLFLTLGELAPIGIVISDRENKTIYLSPSFEKILGYTREDIPTMDAWWPLAYPDPNLRESIKRKWAEDVAAAMRDRTETPPYDIPVTCKDGTVRHMDVRLKSAGDCSVVTFTDLSYRKEAEKKLRHARDIVENIHTSLYVYQLEDLDNDRSLRMVEANPATEKLTGIKVVDVLGKTIDENFPGLRKTGIPHRFAEVVRSRQSAEIGDVDYEDDRVRRAVFSVKAFSLPDNHLGVAFEDITASKRAEQMTEIRLRLIEFASDHSLPELMTSALDEIERFLDSSISFLHFVEPDQKTLSLQQWSSATVERFCKAPGQLLHYNINQAGVWVECVREGRGVIHNDYASLPNKKGLPSGHVEVIREMVVPVLRQDVVVAILGVGNKPMDYSHNDMEELSFLADVTWEIIRRKKAETALAESLARYNDLITRVPVGVYVVWTRADGRHEFEYVSDRWCAIHQVRREDVLADSMVANNLAHPDEREAFLARNRQAHLDRKPFLWEGRFIAGSEVRWLRIESTSVIFDNGDARWFGVTQDITERKLTEIELQRSRELLDSTQALAKIGGWEWDVAQQTMYWTDEAYRIHGFQPGEVEAGSPDHIARSLQCYDPDDRPVIVAAFQRCVEQGQAYDLDFQITKTDGCRIWIRTMAHAVQVNGRVVKIQGNIFDITERRKTREAIEQINQELRISNAEKDRLFTIIAHDLKAPMAGILSATGMLADQAEIFSEQEIRLLSTELHNNAKNTFALLEDLLQWSRMSQGGIDFDPGPCSLHDLINISFFSAQGMAKDKDVAIRLDIPQGLTVCVDQPMINTVIRNILFNAIKFSLRGGEIVITAQRNGKTVTVAIQDNGIGMNEQVLPSVFSLQKEKRHLGTEGETGTGLGLVLCKQFIDRHGGEIWVESEPGQGTTVFFTLPIDA